The proteins below come from a single Aspergillus oryzae RIB40 DNA, chromosome 5 genomic window:
- a CDS encoding serine hydrolase domain-containing protein (beta-lactamase class C and other penicillin binding proteins), whose protein sequence is MANFEERVNLLRLSFENGKKPLPRVTLGAVNKDGIERHPTLFSDSKYCLLTLINPGSLHYAKAFGEASVESTDTDAVHWVASSTKLVTTVAVMQCVERGLLDLDADIANVLPEWKNPRILTGFDENDNPTFRPATKPITLRRMLTHSSGMAYFFMDPLMARYHELQGKPPVLQTLFQFQFLLFEPGERWMYSPGIDWAGKAVERVTSMKLGEYLQRHVFDVVSVKDATFHLDQREDLRARKVKAWVRTDQGLQEEKNPLCQDPIAEDFGGGGLYTTVNEMLKICHGILTEKLLRPETVKEMFQPQLENVLGLDKPHDYALASRNAIWNTVPDDMFVDFGIGGLVNTSRVPGRREAYSLTWSGKPNCYWWIDIKKGVAGVYLSQLLPTGDQSAIELLNEFERWVYSQLDDLEGLAKQSVDTSSR, encoded by the exons ATGGCTAACTTTGAAGAGAGAGTgaatcttcttcgcctgtcaTTTGAGAATGGCAAGAAGCCCTTACCACGGGTTACACTCGGAGCTGTCAATAAAGATGGTATTGAACGACACCCCACACTGTTTTCCGACAGTAAGTACTGTTTGCTAACACTCATCAATCCAGGTTCTTTGCATTACGCTAAGGCCTTTGGGGAGGCATCGGTCGAGTCTACTGATACCGATGCCGTGCATTGGGTGGCCTCTTCGACTAAGTTAGTGACTACTGTTGCGGTAATGCAATGTGTCGAGCGCGGTCTGCTCGATCTGGATGCAGACATCGCCAATGTGTTACCGGAGTGGAAAAACCCGCGGATTTTGACTGGCTTCGATGAGAACGATAATCCTACCTTTCGGCCAGCCACCAAACCGATTACCCTACG GCGCATGTTGACTCACTCCAGCGGCATGGCATACTTCTTCATGGATCCTCTTATGGCACGTTATCATGAGTTGCAAGGAAAACCGCCGGTACTCCAAAcgcttttccagttccagTTCCTGCTTTTCGAACCCGGCGAACGATGGATGTACTCTCCCGGTATTGATTGGGCAGGAAAAGCA GTTGAACGAGTCACTTCTATGAAGCTCGGCGAATACCTGCAGCGTCACGTTTTCGATGTTGTCTCCGTGAAGGATGCCACATTCCACCTCGACCAGAGAGAAGACCTACGGGCCCGAAAGGTTAAAGCCTGGGTGCGAACAGATCAGGGTCtgcaggaagagaagaatccTCTCTGTCAAGACCCAATCGCGGAAGACTTTGGAGGAGGCGGTCTATACACAACCGTGAACGAAATGCTCAAAATCTGTCATGGCATACTGACGGAAAAGTTACTCCGTCCGGAGACTGTTAAGGAAATGTTCCAACCTCAGCTTGAAAATGTTCTGGGTCTGGACAAACCGCATGATTATGCGTTAGCGTCCCGCAATGCTATCTGGAATACAGTCCCGGATGATATGTTCGTGGATTTTGGGATCGGTGGTCTGGTGAATACATCTAGAGTCCCGGGACGACGAGAGGCATATTCTCTCACCTGGTCCGGAAAGCCAAATTGTTACTGG TGGATCGACATCAAAAAAGGAGTCGCTGGCGTATACCTCTCGCAGCTGCTACCGACCGGAGACCAGTCTGCTATTGAGCTGCTCAATGAGTTCGAGAGATGGGTGTACTCGCAGTTGGATGATTTGGAGGGCCTGGCAAAGCAGAGCGTGGACACTTCCAGCCGATAA
- a CDS encoding uncharacterized protein (predicted protein), with protein MPGGDGPVFSMWARKTDVAQRLSSRLYIFQHATSLGNVESLMKWHAMTNEGRDPKVLLVSCGVEDVDDDMKADVLQGLESINLRFSVIFPGDLFSLENNRGALCTLSNGLLRLRQLQHNSAVSFAEHSSSHSRIIANAVYHF; from the exons ATGCCTGGCGGCGATGGACCCGTCTTCTCAATGTGGGCAAGGAAGACCGACGTTGCTCAGAGACTTTCAAGCAGACTATACATTTTCCAGCACGCGACGAGCCTTGGCAACGTAGAGAGCTTGATGAAATGGCATGCTATGACTAACGAAGGACGGGATCCCAAAGTTCTGCTGGTAAGCTGTGGAgtagaagatgttgacgacGATATGAAAGCGGACGTCTTGCAGGGCCTGGAATCCATTAATTTGAGATTTTCAGTAATCTTCCCAGGTGA CCTTTTCAGTTTGGAGAACAACCGTGGAGCTCTCTGTACGCTGAGCAATGGGCTGCTGCGTTTGAGACAACTGCAGCATAATTCGGCGGTGTCCTTTGCTGAACACTCCTCGAGTCACTCCAGGATAATCGCAAATGCAGTCTACCACTTCTAG